The following proteins are co-located in the Synechococcus sp. PROS-U-1 genome:
- a CDS encoding inositol monophosphatase family protein: MVTLVLSDDQLSSVHLLLDRIRARQLQDFGQIGSDVKPDGSLITDCDRWSDAALVEGLASIAPGEGVLSEEGSKTVPATRAYWVVDPLDGTTNFAAGIPYWAISVARFVDGRPSEVFLDVPALGQRFVALRGRGATRNNQPLTAETRALATSACVSLCSRSIRVLQRKPDQRFPGKIRLLGVASLNLVSVAMGQTIAALEATPKIWDLAAAWLVLDELGCPIRWLDADPAQLSPGVDVAERGFPMLAAGSWAHLARFLPWGEALVQR, from the coding sequence GTGGTGACCTTGGTGCTCAGTGACGATCAACTGAGCTCCGTTCATTTGCTGCTGGATCGCATTCGTGCTCGTCAGTTGCAGGATTTTGGTCAGATCGGTTCCGATGTGAAGCCGGATGGTTCTTTGATCACCGACTGCGATCGCTGGAGTGATGCCGCTCTGGTGGAGGGGTTGGCCAGCATTGCCCCAGGGGAGGGTGTCCTCAGCGAGGAAGGATCCAAAACAGTCCCAGCCACGCGGGCCTATTGGGTGGTGGATCCCCTGGATGGGACCACCAATTTTGCGGCCGGCATCCCTTATTGGGCGATTTCCGTGGCGCGCTTCGTGGATGGCCGTCCCAGTGAGGTCTTTCTCGATGTGCCAGCGCTGGGGCAACGTTTTGTCGCCCTGCGTGGCCGCGGTGCCACGCGCAACAACCAGCCGCTGACGGCAGAGACCAGAGCCTTGGCAACCAGTGCCTGTGTTTCCCTCTGCAGCCGATCGATTCGGGTGCTGCAGCGCAAACCCGATCAGCGTTTTCCCGGAAAGATTCGTTTGCTTGGTGTCGCCAGCCTCAATCTGGTGAGTGTGGCGATGGGGCAGACCATCGCTGCATTGGAGGCCACTCCCAAAATCTGGGATTTGGCGGCAGCCTGGTTGGTGCTGGACGAGTTGGGTTGTCCGATTCGCTGGTTGGATGCGGATCCAGCCCAGCTCTCTCCAGGAGTGGACGTTGCTGAACGCGGTTTTCCCATGCTGGCGGCCGGTTCATGGGCCCATTTGGCGCGTTTTCTTCCCTGGGGAGAGGCTCTGGTCCAGCGCTGA
- a CDS encoding TolC family protein, protein MRRITAGICLVAGVVSTVVPSALSQETASEVSALVDQTTLPDAIDLKGARPKADPSVVAPAADVLPPSLEPLVAPPSLALPNAPSQVRIHELRPLTLEEALQLAEFNSPRLKAAASQVDQAKSALRAAIAAWYPTVDLSASGLPEYFKSYSYRNPDFVPDRVVQKPSPRVNPITGEETKVNPNTGEEYTRPVTRDGFNERYGREWRVNVSLQVSWDLINPARVPDIAAARDTFERAGDSYLIALRDLRLEAASTYFILQEADEGVRIGQDSVKASLVSLRDARARFNAGVNTKLEVLEAETQLARDRNILTTNLGRQDLARRDLASLLDLPQDVTPTAATPARPLGLWEPSLQESIISAYNYREELDQLILEISINNSRANSALAAVQPVLRFVNSTSVSRSEGQSGQTSLSDIDMGDFTYGVQNSTALTASWRLFDGGRARANYRRSKQAAEESRFNFANTRDQIRLEVERSFIGLRSAIQKIDTTSSEVLSSRESLRLSNLRVQAGVSTQREVVNNQRDLTQAELKYAQAIREYNTSLAELQRRTGLDALVACNAVSLPATEPEPDQAPIPIEPTPLKSACPSIASSGSTVNQTESSPVQPLW, encoded by the coding sequence GTGCGCCGGATCACCGCGGGTATTTGTCTCGTTGCGGGCGTTGTTTCCACCGTTGTTCCCTCTGCGCTCAGCCAGGAAACAGCATCGGAAGTTTCTGCGTTGGTGGATCAAACCACGCTGCCCGATGCAATTGATCTGAAGGGAGCACGCCCCAAAGCTGATCCATCCGTCGTTGCTCCAGCGGCAGATGTTCTGCCCCCATCCCTTGAGCCGTTGGTGGCCCCCCCCAGCCTGGCGCTCCCCAACGCGCCGTCTCAGGTGCGCATTCATGAGTTGCGACCTCTCACGTTGGAGGAAGCTCTGCAGCTGGCTGAATTCAACAGCCCGAGGTTGAAGGCTGCGGCCAGCCAGGTGGATCAGGCCAAGTCTGCGCTGCGCGCAGCAATCGCAGCTTGGTACCCCACTGTTGACCTCTCGGCCAGTGGGCTCCCCGAATATTTCAAGTCGTACTCCTATCGAAATCCCGACTTCGTTCCGGATCGGGTCGTTCAGAAACCCTCACCTCGGGTCAATCCCATCACCGGTGAGGAGACGAAGGTCAACCCCAATACCGGAGAGGAGTACACCCGCCCTGTGACAAGGGATGGATTCAATGAGAGGTATGGCCGCGAGTGGCGGGTCAACGTGAGCCTGCAGGTGAGCTGGGATCTGATCAATCCTGCCCGGGTTCCCGATATTGCTGCTGCTCGGGACACCTTTGAGCGAGCCGGCGATTCCTACTTGATTGCTTTGCGAGACCTTCGTTTGGAAGCGGCCTCGACTTACTTCATCCTCCAGGAGGCCGATGAGGGGGTTCGTATTGGCCAGGATTCTGTCAAAGCTTCCTTGGTCAGCCTGCGGGATGCGCGAGCTCGCTTCAACGCTGGTGTGAACACGAAGCTGGAGGTGTTGGAAGCGGAGACCCAATTGGCTCGTGACCGCAACATCCTGACGACCAACCTCGGCAGGCAGGATTTGGCGCGTCGCGATCTCGCCTCGCTGCTGGACCTACCCCAGGACGTCACCCCAACTGCCGCGACTCCTGCCCGACCCCTGGGTCTATGGGAACCCTCATTGCAGGAAAGCATCATCTCTGCTTACAACTACCGCGAAGAGCTGGACCAACTGATTCTCGAGATCTCCATCAACAACAGCCGGGCCAATTCGGCCCTGGCAGCTGTTCAGCCAGTTCTCAGGTTTGTCAACTCCACCTCGGTCTCGCGATCGGAGGGGCAAAGCGGTCAGACGTCGCTCAGTGACATTGATATGGGCGATTTCACCTACGGAGTTCAAAACAGCACAGCGCTGACGGCGAGCTGGCGCTTGTTTGATGGTGGTCGTGCCCGCGCTAATTACCGTCGCTCCAAGCAAGCAGCTGAAGAGAGCCGCTTCAATTTCGCCAACACCCGTGATCAGATTCGCCTCGAGGTTGAGCGAAGCTTTATCGGCCTGCGATCGGCGATTCAGAAGATCGACACCACATCCAGCGAGGTTCTCTCATCCCGAGAATCCCTCCGCCTGTCCAATCTGCGGGTCCAGGCCGGCGTCAGCACCCAGAGAGAGGTGGTCAACAACCAGCGTGATCTCACCCAGGCAGAGCTGAAATATGCCCAGGCCATCCGTGAATACAACACCAGCCTGGCGGAGCTCCAGCGCCGCACAGGTTTGGATGCGTTGGTTGCCTGCAATGCGGTTTCTCTGCCTGCAACGGAGCCGGAACCCGATCAAGCACCGATTCCCATTGAGCCAACGCCGCTCAAGTCCGCCTGTCCATCTATAGCTTCCTCAGGTTCGACGGTGAATCAGACTGAGAGCAGTCCTGTTCAGCCTCTGTGGTGA
- a CDS encoding TIGR03279 family radical SAM protein — protein MWNEPSAGVAVAALDPTSSGRQPQPAVVASVEAGSIGEELGFEPGDQLLSINGIRPRDLIDYRYLCVDEELCLEVRDAAGALHRVELEKEADDGLGLAFTEALFDGLRQCNNNCPFCFIDQQPPGRRDSLYLKDDDYRLSFLYGSYLTLTNLGEGDWQRIEEQRLSPLFVSVHATEPDLRSRLLVNPRAAQVMDQLAWFDQRDLQVHAQVVVCPGLNDGPALERTLNDLASFASGPWPAVLSAAVVPVGLTRFRPAEDGLVPVDPACARRVIAQVEPMQQRFQAALGTRFAWLSDEWYLMAGLPLPPRDDYEDLPQQENGVGSIRAFLEALDAATEDLPSAVPQPRRCSWVVGQIVSQALQPVAERLNGVDGVEFHLIGLPSPYWGQDQVVTGLLTGQDLLSGLQGQDLGDELLLPSVMLRQGQPVFLDDMTLEALAAQLPVPIRIVHGAADVVASVLRAVGKSP, from the coding sequence GTGTGGAATGAGCCATCCGCCGGGGTTGCAGTCGCAGCTCTGGATCCAACCAGCAGTGGCCGCCAACCGCAGCCGGCGGTGGTGGCGTCAGTTGAGGCGGGATCGATTGGGGAGGAGCTGGGTTTCGAGCCGGGTGATCAGTTGCTCAGCATCAATGGCATTCGTCCGCGAGATCTGATCGATTACCGCTACCTCTGCGTGGACGAGGAGCTTTGCCTTGAGGTGCGTGATGCAGCGGGTGCGCTGCATCGGGTGGAATTGGAAAAGGAGGCTGATGACGGCCTTGGCCTGGCCTTCACCGAGGCCCTGTTTGATGGCTTGCGCCAGTGCAATAACAACTGTCCGTTCTGTTTCATCGATCAGCAGCCCCCAGGCCGCCGCGACAGCCTTTATTTGAAAGATGACGACTACCGGCTGAGCTTTCTCTATGGCTCCTATCTGACCCTCACCAACCTCGGCGAAGGCGACTGGCAGCGGATTGAAGAGCAGCGTTTATCGCCCCTGTTTGTTTCGGTTCATGCCACGGAGCCCGATCTGCGCTCCCGTCTGCTGGTGAACCCCCGTGCTGCCCAGGTGATGGATCAGCTCGCCTGGTTTGATCAGCGCGATCTACAGGTTCACGCTCAGGTGGTGGTCTGCCCGGGGCTCAACGACGGCCCGGCCCTTGAGAGAACGCTCAACGACTTGGCGTCCTTCGCGTCTGGCCCCTGGCCAGCGGTGTTGTCTGCAGCGGTGGTGCCGGTGGGGCTGACGCGGTTCAGGCCCGCTGAAGACGGCCTTGTTCCTGTGGATCCGGCCTGTGCCCGTCGTGTGATTGCCCAGGTGGAACCGATGCAACAGCGCTTCCAGGCCGCATTGGGCACCCGCTTTGCCTGGCTCTCGGATGAGTGGTACTTGATGGCCGGGTTGCCGTTGCCCCCGCGGGATGACTATGAGGATCTTCCGCAGCAAGAGAATGGCGTGGGCAGCATTCGCGCCTTCCTTGAAGCGCTCGATGCCGCCACCGAAGATTTGCCCAGCGCGGTGCCCCAGCCCCGTCGTTGCAGTTGGGTGGTCGGTCAGATCGTTTCCCAGGCCTTGCAGCCCGTGGCGGAACGGTTGAATGGCGTTGATGGAGTCGAGTTTCATCTGATCGGATTGCCGAGCCCGTATTGGGGGCAGGACCAAGTGGTGACCGGACTGCTGACAGGGCAGGATCTGCTCAGTGGCTTGCAGGGGCAAGATCTCGGCGATGAACTTCTGCTGCCATCGGTGATGTTGCGGCAGGGTCAGCCCGTGTTCCTGGATGACATGACTTTGGAGGCCCTGGCCGCGCAGTTGCCGGTTCCCATCCGGATCGTGCATGGGGCGGCTGACGTCGTGGCCTCAGTTTTGAGAGCCGTAGGAAAAAGTCCCTAA